TGTTCTCAGTGATGCATCTTTTGTGATATGGTGGAAGACAGGgcatttagtaaaaaggcctttttgtgctGATGTCCTTTAATACTTAGCGTGGTTAATCACAAAGTTTAGAATACAAAACAAAATTATCATTTAATATACAAACAATTTACATTTATTACAGAACTGAAGACCAATAAGTATCTGCTGCTCAGTTTCCTCTGTAGCTGTTTCATTCCTATTTGCTAGTTGAGATAAATAAGTTATTTGAACTAGTTATACTGTAAACTGATCTTATTTGCATAACTTTTATATGCAGATATATGATCTTTCAATATTTTCCATCACTTAAATTAATCTATTAACTATCATTTCAGTGTTGCATGTGTCCAGAAATTGACAGCAGTCTTTTTGTACATGTATTACAGCCTAGCAAAAAGGGTTTATACTGAACATTGTAAAAACACAGATTTATAAAATATAACTTATTGAATTCTCACCCTTACTGCAGATTGTAAGGAAGATATAGCATAAAACAAATAGTTGGAAACATGCAGCTAACAGAATATTAGAGACAGATACTTATTTTAATCAATTCTCCACTCCTTAGATCTATACTCGGCACCTGTGGTGCTTCCATTTCCTAATAGCGACTTGCAAGTTCTTGTTTTTCTTGTGCCAGGCGTAAGCTTTATTCGCCACCACCTTGTCAGCCTGTACTTCCCCACTAATGATATAGTATCCTGAACGGGTGCCTCGCATGATGTTGCGGACACAGGTGGCATCCAGATCAAGCCACTGCTGGAGTCTTGGGAGGATCTGAGCCTTGATCAGGGGACCGTGTTTCACCACCTCCACCTGCGAGTCCATGTCAAATTCAGAGATTGTGCTAGAGCTCGTGTTCTTCTTGGAGATCTTAATTTTCACAGCTGTCAGAAGCAGACGTTACATATTTATTTGTACCTTATTTAATGATGCTTATACCCCTCCCGGAAATATTTTAATTGGGATTTGAGTTTATTAATTCAATGCATTGCTACCAAATCCAGCTCATAAGAATTTAATTATTGCAGCAAATGTGTACTGTTAACATTTAGGCTTAGGCATTGTAAAGATTTGTAAAGTCAATAGTTATATCAACTTTTTGATGATTTTTCATGTTAGTTTAAATGTAGTTCTAGTGAACATTTAGACCTGTACTTACTGAAATCATTATTGCAGAAGGTGTCCAGAATCTCTTTTGTTGAACTTGCTTCTTCTAACTCACAGTCCCTGCAGCTTGCTCTGGGCACTGGTGTAACACATAACCCAATTATAGTAATTCTACAGTCAGAAAGCTTGCATATCCTTGCATGTTATTTTCTGAAAACTATCAAAGAATTTGCATGATCTATCTCCAAGTGAGCATAAGTAACTTGATCAAACTTTATACCACCCACACTCACCAACCAGCATCATTAACATAGCATAACAATGATTCAGCCATTGCTGCAAATTTTTGTATTAAACCTGGTACTCGGAGTTAAAATCACTATTCATGATCCTGTTCCTTCTTTTCACATCTTCAGTTTGATCTTGATCTGCATGGTACATGTACATTTATCAGCCACTGTTAACATGGCAGGTTGTTACTGAGCCCGTAAACCAATGTTTCACTAGCATCATTTGTTATTACTTTTGCCCACCCAGGGCTGTAGactttgagactttttttttacattctaaAAAAGTGTATTGTTGCAGGCCGTATAGTTTTtaactgccttcatttttctcagtTTCTATGTAAATGTAAACCAGGACTTCTTAAACCTGGCTTGGCAACCCCCACAGCAGCATAGGCATAGTTTGGAGTGggtattggggggaggggcagcaccaACCCAAATGTTGTGGATGCTAATGCTGAATTGATTTCTCTGCCAACATGACTTCTTACTCTTTCCCTTGAAgatatatctacaatgaatatgcatgagttaaattTACCTACACAAAAGACTCATTTTATATGCAGACCTATGTTCTGCCTATTCATCCCAGAAAACCTGACAGGCCGTGGCCTGAATCTTCCAACTTTTTACTCTTAATTGGAAAATCGGCCAGACATTGGTCTGTTGACAGAAGAGCCTATCACTGAAGATAGCGCTTCTGTGCAGTACTCATAGTTACATTGGATGTGAACACTTAGATGGTAAGTCTAGAACAGGATAAGAGGAGAAGCCTACAATAAGAATGAGCAGGCATCTATTTTGAGCCAGTTACTAGCACAAGTGGCAGAAAATGTGCAATAATTATACCTGTCCTAGATTTGCTATAAAGGCTCGCACCGGGACGTTAACCAGAACATGCGTTATGTACAGAGTactgtcatttatgcatgtatttgtaCGCTTTgcccatgctctacccaaactGGTCCATGCGCATGTTCACTGTCAAAAGTATGGGTTATTGAATCATGGTGTGTAATTGCACTatttggtattctataaaaggtcaTTTATTTGAGTAAGTggccacttacacacataaatgactagaataccaacaTCTACATTAGTTCTTGCTGCCTGAGTCTGGAGTGGCTGCTTATACAATTACCCTCTTAATGATACTCAGGGGAAAAACCAGtaacttcttttcctctttctccttctctaacAAACAATACAAGGTCAAACAAATAGCTTACTTCTGCGACTTGAGCTTGTTTCATTTGTGATGGCTGAGATGCACATGCCATGATCAGCTGGGAATTTGTTACAGTTCAGGATTTCTGGCCATGGGTATCCATAACAGGCCATTATTGGAGCACAGCTGTTCCTCACTGCCTCACAGAGGCTACGGCAGGGGTAGATAAACCTAAAAGGAGAGACAGGACTTACTGAATCCAAAAAATGTCTCCAAAGGCAGTAGTAAGGAGAGGATATTCAACTCAGATTTTAGAGTAGGAACAGCTCTCTATATTGTTTAAACTGATACAGCAATGACGTCATGGTCCACCCCCTCTGAATCTTTGAGCAGGAAGCTTCAGAGAGGACGGGAgccagcaggccttgagcatgtgcagatgctcaaggccctgcaccAGCCAACCATATTGATTTTTTGTGTCAGTTTCAGAGGAAGGTAAGGAGAGAAATGCCAGGGAAAAGCCTCTCCGGCCACAAGTGCAACCAGCCTCCATAAGTTAAAATCTGGTGGAAGCCCAGCACAGCAACTGCCAATCATTAATTTAGGGGACCCCTCCTTCCTGACTCTCACCTTATTACAGACACGGTCCTAGGCTTCtggtatctcttcctctcccttgatCACTGCTGGTAGTGGTAGTGACACTGCAGCGATTATAGTAGGTTGCCTTGGAGCCTCGGCCTTGCCCATGATGCTGTGACACGTCCCTCCCCTGTAgaccaggaagttacatcagaggagaaaGGATGCGTCACTGTGAAGAAAGACCAAGGCAGCCTTCTGTAATTGCTGCAGTGTCTCTACCACTATCAGCAGCGATCAAGGCGATTAAGAGGGACTGTTGGATCATGGAGAGGGAGgaaaaaggagaattgctggaaccACACAGGAGGGAAAGGTGGGCAGAGAGACGCTGGTCCTGCAGcatggagagagaaagatttgCAGGTGCCACTCTGCTGCACTGGGGATTGGGAAGGAAAAGGATGTGATGGATGGACAGACAAGAAGAAGAGGAGGGACGATATACATATGGACCagctggggaaagagagggagaggctggacttgggggaggggaagagccaTTGGAACCGAGGAGGGAGAGAAACTGGACCATGAAGTGCTGGTGGGAATTGAGAGAAAGAGATACTGGCCCCAGGGAAGGGGGGatagaggaggaagggaagagaaagtgaAAATGTCTTCTCTAAGACATTCTAGGCCTGgatggagcatagggacagggacacaagggGGTaattctggaaagagggaatagaGACACACAGAGACACTGCTGGATATGGAGAGGGAATAGGAACACAGTGGCAATGCTCATTACAGGGGGAAAGATAGGGACAGGATAAATGCAGGACAGGTGAAGGTAGGAACACAGAGGGTAGACATTGGATATAAAGGGGAGAGGAACactgagaaggcagatgctgaatgtgaagaaagAGATAGGGACAGAGACACGGGGGATATGCTAGACAAGATGGATAGAGACacaggaaagatggatggtggatttggagagaggaaatgtcaaatggacaggagacccttcaaagacagggaaaaaaaaaaagaaaagtagacaaaagaccctgggaccaaagcaaatagaaaactaaaatactcagacaacaaaggtagaaaaagtattttattttgaatgtattaattggaatatgttagcttttggaaatgtgcatctctgataatttgcatttaagtttctctagtattgctgtatgcagagtctgaccTTGAGGCTTCcagttcattttttctttttgctttcatATCTCTACTATTGATCTGTGGGCCCTCGTTTCTTATTTGGTGATAGTTATGTGTGTTTTGCATGTATGTATGTCCAAGATGcaatattctgctagcatgtcgtttctgtgtagagatctgtagcagttcagtttgttctgttttctcactagtTGGTGTGTTGGTGTTGTAATGCCTGATATAGTacttacagtgctgccttttcacacatAAGGTTATTGCTCTTTGAGTCCCATTAGTGCTGTTTTGGTATAGTaagattctgagtgtgtttttgcacaagcttgtgcatagtgttttgcagtggagggattgtgtgttggccttactgaggtggcattaaaacttttatataattttagtttgtcatggCAAGTGAGATGTGTAAGAGATAAGAGAATCAGACTTTATTTTTCAATCTGCTTTAATTGAATTGTTTAAGAGAGCTATATATTTCTACTGAAGTttgcactgtttaattttcttgccACTTTAATTTTTGAGATTTGATGCATATTTgatatttaaatttaataaatggtATTACTTGCAACTATTTTACTAACCCTACTGTCTtcatgttgtcagacaattatggactcAGGCCCCATCCCGGCCctagccccacccactttagcctccccaaacagctgagccacTGACCACCTATGTCAGAGATcgcgagggaggggagagggggaatgaGAGAAATGCCAGGCACCACagatggtgggagggaggggaaacaaAGAAATTTTGCTGTAGCTCGAATATAAACAGAGACTCAttctgttggggggggagggttgggttgGACGACAAAAAAATATCTCAATTTATATATTCAAGTATATACAGTACTTTTAGTTTGAAAACTGGAACAAAGCCTCGGGTAAGAAGGTAACCAATATAGACAGTCTTAAAAATTTTGCCCTGGAACATCTTTTTGACAAacgatttataaataaatatgtccgGTAGGACATAGAAAAGCATTTTTTGAGGTGAAGCATGAAAAGAGAGAATGTATGAGTGATACATGAAAAAGAAGATTGTTATAATACAGCTGCTGGAATGAGTGTGAGTGGAGTTAGTGGTTCTCCTATCCCCACACTATTTTAACTCTTTAGTTATGTTATAAAAACTTGCTAGTAATAGaacaacataaataaataaagctagaAATATAAAACAGTTAAAGCCACAGATAGATGTTTGAAGAGCTGAATCAATAAAGATACATGGAAAAGGTGGACAATTTTGTGGAGCTTTTCCAGTCTCCAACTGTTACAATATATGTCCAGCCATAAACATTGTGATCTACAAAGAAGATTATTTCCATTTTGAAATGGAGGCTACCAGAGCTCCTGTCTTTCAAAGAAAAAGGGGATCCCTAAGCATGAGGTCCATAGTTTATGTGTTATTACTAGATGAGCCACATTAAAAACAGGAGAAGTATTGTTTTAGGGTTTGAATCATCAAGGTGACTGACGTACTAAAA
This is a stretch of genomic DNA from Microcaecilia unicolor chromosome 6, aMicUni1.1, whole genome shotgun sequence. It encodes these proteins:
- the LOC115472609 gene encoding secreted frizzled-related protein 5-like isoform X1, with the translated sequence MFIYPCRSLCEAVRNSCAPIMACYGYPWPEILNCNKFPADHGMCISAITNETSSSRRMPRASCRDCELEEASSTKEILDTFCNNDFTVKIKISKKNTSSSTISEFDMDSQVEVVKHGPLIKAQILPRLQQWLDLDATCVRNIMRGTRSGYYIISGEVQADKVVANKAYAWHKKNKNLQVAIRKWKHHRCRV
- the LOC115472609 gene encoding secreted frizzled-related protein 5-like isoform X2, translating into MACYGYPWPEILNCNKFPADHGMCISAITNETSSSRRMPRASCRDCELEEASSTKEILDTFCNNDFTVKIKISKKNTSSSTISEFDMDSQVEVVKHGPLIKAQILPRLQQWLDLDATCVRNIMRGTRSGYYIISGEVQADKVVANKAYAWHKKNKNLQVAIRKWKHHRCRV